The region ATGGGCAACAGGTTATTCATAGCATTTTTAAAGCCGGAAAGCAATTCCAACGGTTGCGATCGCTCGCCGGGATGCGTGGAGAGCCTGTCTCTCGCGTTAACGGAAATCCTGTTTTCGGCGAAACGCCATCGGCCGCCGCGCAACAAAAAATCGGGGTTGTCCCGAAAATTGTTTTACCGGTGGGCGATAAGGGACTCGAACCCCTGGCCTACTCAGTGTAAATGAGTCGCTCTACCAGCTGAGCTAATCGCCCGAAAATGCGGTAATTTGCGCGTGCAATTTGTAGTTTGAGAAAATTTTCCGGTGAAAATTTTGTGCCCGGGGCGAGACTTGAACTCGCACGGGGTTGAGCCCACTAGCACCTCAAGCTAGCTCGTATACCAATTTCGACACCCGGGCAAATCCCGTTTTAGCGGGATGGCTGATAGTTCGCGGTCACTGCTTCGCGCAAAACCGATTTAAAGCAAGAAGCTTTTTAGGCTTCTTGCTTTGATTCCTTGGCGGGTTTGGTTTCCGCGCGCTTTATGCGGGATCTTTTGCCTTTGGCGGTGCGCATATAATAAATTTTGGCGCGGCGGACTTTGCCGATCTTGATCACCTCAATCTTGTCGATGATCGGCGAGTGGAGCGGGAATATCTTTTCCACGCCCACGCCCGAAGCGATTTTGCGCACCGTGATGGCCGCGCCGGTTTCGTTTCCGTGTTTGCGGCACATTACCAGGCCTTCGAACATTTGGATTTTATCCTTATCCTTGTCTTTATATTTTTGGTAGACGCGCACCGTGTCTCCCGCTTTTATCACCGGCAAATTTTGCGATTTGCCGAGTTGTGCGAATTCTGCGATTTGCTTTTCCATAATGTTGTTTGTTCTAAAATTGGATTTTGGTCTGACAAGTGATTACTTTAAACTAAAATTGCTTAAAAGTCAAAGGGTGGGCAGTACAGGATTTGAACCTGTGACCCCTACTATGTCAAAGTAGTGCGCTACCCCTGCGCCAA is a window of Candidatus Nealsonbacteria bacterium DGGOD1a DNA encoding:
- the rplS gene encoding 50S ribosomal protein L19 encodes the protein MEKQIAEFAQLGKSQNLPVIKAGDTVRVYQKYKDKDKDKIQMFEGLVMCRKHGNETGAAITVRKIASGVGVEKIFPLHSPIIDKIEVIKIGKVRRAKIYYMRTAKGKRSRIKRAETKPAKESKQEA